A part of Paraburkholderia largidicola genomic DNA contains:
- the trpB gene encoding tryptophan synthase subunit beta, whose product MYNLPDERGHFGQYGGVFVAETLMHALDELRVAYEKYSVDPDFIAEYERELKYFVGRPSPVYHAQRWSELLGGAQVYLKREDLNHTGAHKVNNVIGQALLAKRMGKPRVIAETGAGQHGVATATIAARFGMECIVYMGAEDVRRQAANVYRMKLLGATVVPVESGSRTLKDALNEAMRDWVTNVENTFYIIGTVAGPHPYPMMVRDFQRVIGDECKVQMPELTGRQPDAVIACVGGGSNAMGIFYPYIDDKSVKLIGVEAAGDGIDTGRHAASLIGGSPGVLHGNRTYLLQDENGQIIETHSVSAGLDYPGVGPEHAWLKDSGRAEYVGITDEEALKAFHDCCRIEGIIPALESSHALAYAAKLAPTLPKDKILLVNLSGRGDKDMHTVAERSGIQF is encoded by the coding sequence ATGTACAACTTACCCGATGAACGTGGCCATTTCGGCCAATATGGCGGCGTGTTCGTTGCCGAGACGCTGATGCACGCGCTCGACGAACTGCGTGTTGCCTACGAAAAATACTCTGTCGACCCCGACTTCATCGCCGAATACGAGCGCGAACTGAAGTATTTCGTCGGTCGTCCTTCCCCTGTCTATCACGCGCAACGCTGGAGCGAACTGCTCGGCGGCGCGCAGGTTTATCTGAAGCGCGAAGACCTGAACCACACGGGCGCGCACAAGGTGAACAACGTGATCGGCCAGGCGTTGCTGGCCAAGCGCATGGGCAAGCCGCGCGTGATCGCGGAAACGGGCGCGGGCCAGCACGGCGTCGCCACGGCAACCATCGCGGCGCGCTTCGGCATGGAGTGCATCGTGTACATGGGCGCGGAAGACGTGCGCCGCCAGGCCGCGAACGTCTACCGGATGAAGCTGCTGGGCGCGACCGTCGTGCCCGTCGAGTCCGGCTCGCGCACGCTGAAAGACGCGCTGAACGAAGCGATGCGCGACTGGGTCACAAACGTCGAAAACACGTTCTACATCATCGGGACGGTCGCGGGTCCGCATCCGTATCCGATGATGGTGCGCGATTTCCAGCGCGTGATCGGCGACGAATGCAAGGTGCAGATGCCCGAACTGACAGGGCGTCAGCCGGACGCTGTGATCGCGTGCGTTGGCGGTGGATCGAATGCAATGGGTATCTTTTACCCGTACATTGACGACAAATCGGTGAAACTGATCGGCGTGGAAGCGGCTGGTGACGGCATCGACACGGGTCGTCACGCGGCGTCGCTGATTGGCGGCAGCCCGGGCGTGCTGCACGGCAATCGCACGTATCTGCTGCAGGACGAGAACGGCCAGATCATCGAGACCCATTCGGTGTCGGCGGGCCTCGACTATCCGGGCGTCGGTCCCGAGCACGCGTGGCTCAAGGACAGCGGCCGCGCGGAATACGTCGGCATTACCGACGAAGAGGCGCTCAAGGCGTTCCACGACTGCTGCCGCATCGAAGGCATCATTCCCGCGCTGGAGTCGAGCCACGCGCTCGCGTACGCGGCGAAGCTCGCGCCGACTTTGCCGAAGGACAAAATCCTTCTGGTGAACCTGTCGGGCCGGGGCGACAAGGACATGCACACGGTCGCCGAGCGATCGGGCATCCAGTTCTGA
- a CDS encoding DNA-methyltransferase, whose protein sequence is MRDEFEEPQPPALDGDAEAGVADALRAGAVPLLSVPAGIELLNRDFLTDAANLPDGSIDLIVADPPYGLGKDYGNDSDMRSGEDFLAWTRAWLELAIPKLKPSGSLYIFCTWQYAPEIFVFLKSRLTMVNEIIWDRRVPSMGGTTRRFTSVHDNIGYFAVSKDYYFDLDPVRIPYDAATKKARSRKLFEGSKWLEMGYNPKDVWSVSRLHRQHAERVDHPTQKPLEIVERMVLASCPPGGRVLDPFMGSGTTAVACARQKREFVGYEINESYCAIARERVSLAANPPEPVSRRKAAVASTTTTA, encoded by the coding sequence ATGCGCGACGAGTTCGAGGAGCCGCAGCCGCCCGCGCTGGACGGCGACGCCGAAGCAGGTGTCGCCGACGCGTTGCGCGCGGGCGCTGTGCCGCTATTGTCGGTGCCTGCGGGTATCGAGCTCCTGAACCGCGATTTTCTGACCGATGCAGCGAACCTGCCGGACGGCTCGATCGATCTGATCGTCGCCGATCCGCCTTATGGTCTCGGCAAAGACTATGGCAACGATTCCGACATGCGCTCAGGCGAGGATTTTCTCGCCTGGACGCGTGCCTGGCTCGAACTCGCCATTCCGAAGCTGAAGCCGTCGGGTTCGCTGTACATCTTCTGCACATGGCAGTACGCGCCGGAAATCTTCGTGTTTCTGAAGAGCCGCCTGACGATGGTCAACGAAATCATCTGGGACCGGCGCGTGCCGAGCATGGGCGGCACGACGCGCCGCTTTACGTCCGTGCACGACAACATCGGTTATTTCGCGGTGTCGAAAGACTATTATTTCGACCTCGATCCCGTCCGTATCCCGTACGATGCCGCCACGAAGAAGGCGCGTTCGCGTAAGTTGTTCGAAGGAAGCAAGTGGCTGGAGATGGGCTACAACCCGAAGGACGTCTGGTCGGTTTCGCGTCTGCACCGGCAACACGCCGAACGCGTCGACCATCCGACCCAAAAGCCGCTCGAGATCGTCGAGCGGATGGTGTTGGCCAGTTGTCCGCCCGGTGGCCGCGTGCTCGACCCCTTTATGGGAAGCGGCACGACGGCCGTCGCTTGCGCCCGTCAGAAGCGCGAATTCGTCGGCTATGAGATCAATGAAAGTTACTGCGCGATAGCGCGAGAACGGGTCAGTTTGGCGGCAAATCCGCCGGAACCCGTTTCGCGCCGGAAAGCAGCCGTCGCCAGCACCACGACGACGGCCTGA
- the folC gene encoding bifunctional tetrahydrofolate synthase/dihydrofolate synthase has protein sequence MTTFPTLDAWLTHLESAHPVGIDMGLARISKVRDALDLKFACPVITVGGTNGKGSTCAILEAILLRAGYTVGCHTSPHLLAFNERARINGQMATDAELLPHFEAVEKARQALSEPVSLTYFEFTTLAIMHLFAERGLDAVIFEVGLGGRLDAVNILDTDCAIITSIDIDHTDFLGDTREKIAFEKAGIFRAGKPAICADPVPPQTLIDHAEKIGAELWLFGRDFRYEAQPGNERQQWSYIGPTMRRSALAYPALRGANQLLNTTAALAGLEAVRDRLPVSAQDIRLGLANVELPGRFQVLPGKPSIVLDVGHNPHAAAVLGQNLGNMGFFPYTYAVFGSMRDKDIAGVLEHLKGEIDHWNVTDLPTPRAASAQELETALRDVGVSDAPDCSVTRFATPAEAFQDALKRASDNDRIVVFGSFFTVAGVMAYRKSQQH, from the coding sequence ATGACCACTTTCCCCACACTCGACGCGTGGCTCACGCACCTGGAATCCGCTCACCCCGTCGGAATCGACATGGGCCTCGCGCGCATCAGCAAGGTGCGTGACGCGTTGGACCTCAAGTTCGCGTGCCCGGTGATCACGGTCGGCGGCACGAACGGCAAGGGTTCTACCTGCGCCATTCTCGAAGCGATCCTGCTGCGCGCGGGTTACACCGTCGGGTGTCATACGTCGCCGCATCTGCTCGCATTCAACGAGCGCGCGCGTATCAACGGCCAGATGGCGACTGACGCCGAACTGCTGCCGCACTTCGAGGCCGTCGAAAAGGCGCGCCAGGCGCTCTCTGAGCCTGTTTCTCTGACGTATTTCGAGTTCACGACGCTCGCGATCATGCATCTGTTCGCCGAGCGCGGCCTGGACGCGGTGATTTTCGAAGTCGGGTTGGGCGGACGGCTCGATGCCGTCAACATCCTCGATACCGACTGCGCGATCATCACGAGCATCGACATCGATCACACCGACTTCCTCGGCGATACGCGCGAGAAAATCGCGTTCGAGAAGGCGGGCATTTTCCGCGCGGGCAAGCCGGCCATCTGCGCCGATCCCGTTCCGCCGCAAACGCTGATCGATCATGCCGAGAAAATCGGTGCTGAGTTGTGGCTGTTCGGACGCGATTTCCGCTACGAAGCGCAACCGGGCAACGAGCGCCAGCAGTGGAGCTACATCGGCCCGACCATGCGTCGATCGGCGCTGGCGTATCCGGCGCTGCGCGGCGCGAATCAGCTGCTCAATACGACGGCGGCGCTCGCCGGGCTCGAAGCGGTGCGCGACCGTTTGCCCGTGTCGGCGCAGGACATTCGTCTGGGTCTCGCCAACGTCGAACTGCCAGGACGCTTCCAGGTACTGCCGGGCAAGCCGTCGATCGTGCTCGACGTCGGCCACAATCCGCATGCAGCCGCTGTGCTGGGCCAGAATCTCGGCAATATGGGCTTTTTTCCGTACACGTACGCGGTTTTTGGCTCTATGCGGGACAAGGACATCGCCGGCGTGCTCGAACACCTGAAAGGCGAGATCGATCACTGGAACGTGACCGACCTGCCGACGCCGCGTGCCGCCAGCGCGCAAGAGCTGGAAACGGCGCTGCGCGACGTAGGCGTCAGCGACGCCCCGGATTGCAGCGTGACGCGTTTTGCCACACCTGCAGAAGCTTTCCAGGATGCGCTAAAACGAGCGTCCGACAATGATAGAATCGTGGTTTTCGGCAGCTTCTTCACGGTCGCAGGCGTCATGGCCTACCGTAAATCGCAGCAACACTGA
- the trpA gene encoding tryptophan synthase subunit alpha, whose protein sequence is MSRIQSTFAALAAQGKKGLIPFITAGDPDPARTVEFMHALAKGGADVIELGVPFSDPMADGPVIQQSSERALAKGVSLKHVLADVKRFRETDDKTPVVLMGYANPIERMGADAFAAAAKEAGVDGVLVVDYPPEESAIFAEKMKAAGIDPIFLLAPTSTDERIAEVGKIASGYVYYVSLKGVTGSANLDVLSIAGKIPAIKSRVPLPVGVGFGIRDAQSARAVAEVSDAVVIGSRIVQLLEEAAPESAASKLTSFIAEIRQALDSIGATAR, encoded by the coding sequence ATGTCCCGTATTCAATCCACGTTCGCGGCACTGGCCGCGCAGGGCAAGAAAGGTCTGATTCCGTTCATCACCGCTGGCGATCCCGATCCGGCGCGCACGGTCGAGTTCATGCACGCGCTCGCGAAGGGCGGCGCCGATGTCATCGAACTCGGCGTGCCGTTTTCGGACCCGATGGCCGACGGTCCGGTGATCCAGCAGTCGTCGGAACGCGCGCTGGCAAAGGGCGTGTCGCTCAAACACGTGCTCGCCGACGTCAAGCGCTTCCGCGAAACCGACGACAAGACGCCCGTCGTGCTGATGGGCTACGCGAATCCCATCGAGCGTATGGGCGCCGACGCGTTCGCCGCTGCCGCGAAGGAAGCGGGCGTCGATGGCGTGCTGGTTGTCGACTATCCGCCCGAAGAATCGGCTATCTTCGCCGAAAAGATGAAGGCGGCCGGGATCGATCCGATTTTCCTGCTCGCGCCCACGTCGACGGACGAGCGCATCGCAGAGGTTGGTAAAATCGCGTCCGGCTACGTCTACTATGTGTCGCTCAAGGGCGTCACGGGCTCAGCAAATCTGGACGTTTTGAGCATCGCGGGTAAAATCCCGGCCATCAAGTCGCGCGTACCGCTGCCAGTGGGCGTCGGTTTCGGCATTCGGGACGCGCAATCCGCGCGCGCCGTGGCCGAAGTCTCCGATGCCGTCGTGATCGGCAGCCGTATCGTGCAATTGCTCGAAGAAGCAGCACCCGAGTCCGCTGCGAGCAAGCTGACGAGTTTCATTGCTGAAATTCGCCAGGCGCTCGACAGCATCGGTGCGACTGCCCGATAA
- the purF gene encoding amidophosphoribosyltransferase: MCGIVGVVSQSPVNQLIYDSLLLLQHRGQDAAGIATANGNNFHMHKANGMVRDVFRTRNMRSLPGNSGIGQVRYPTAGSASSEEEAQPFYVNAPFGLILAHNGNLTNWQQLKDEMFRIDRRHINTNSDTEVMLNVFAHELQLSSSGLQLDPAALFKAVTGVHRRVRGSYAIVSLISGYGLLGFRDPFGIRPLCIGKLETASGTEWMLASESVALEGIGFEFVRDVAPGEAIFIDFEGNFHAQQCAPNASLNPCIFELVYLARPDSVLDGVPVYNARLRMGDYLAEKIMRVLPDDVKIDVVMPIPDSSRPAAMQVAAKLGVEYREGFFKNRYVGRTFIMPGQAVRKKSVRQKLNAMGIEFKGKTVLIVDDSIVRGTTSHEIVQMARDAGASKVIFASAAPPVKFPNVYGIDMPTRSELVAHGRSDEEVARLIGADFLVYQDVDSLKNAIRDINPALKEFEASCFDGNYITGDVTTEYLDRIESARLAPSAQSDRDAASDAIEGGAARSQLHLQLSVE, from the coding sequence ATGTGCGGCATCGTAGGCGTAGTTTCCCAGTCTCCCGTCAACCAGCTCATCTATGACAGCCTGCTGCTGCTGCAGCACCGCGGTCAGGACGCTGCCGGTATCGCTACGGCGAACGGCAACAATTTCCACATGCACAAGGCCAATGGCATGGTTCGCGACGTGTTCCGCACGCGCAACATGCGCAGCCTGCCGGGCAATAGCGGCATTGGCCAGGTGCGTTACCCGACAGCGGGTTCTGCGTCGAGCGAAGAAGAAGCCCAGCCGTTCTACGTGAACGCGCCGTTCGGCCTGATCCTCGCGCACAACGGCAATCTGACCAACTGGCAGCAACTGAAAGACGAGATGTTCCGCATCGATCGTCGCCACATCAACACGAATTCCGACACGGAAGTCATGTTGAACGTGTTCGCGCACGAATTGCAGTTGTCGAGCTCGGGCCTGCAGCTCGATCCCGCCGCGCTGTTCAAGGCCGTAACGGGCGTACACCGTCGTGTGCGCGGCTCGTACGCGATCGTGTCGCTGATTTCCGGCTATGGTCTGCTCGGCTTCCGCGACCCGTTCGGCATCCGTCCGCTGTGTATCGGCAAGCTGGAAACGGCGTCGGGCACGGAATGGATGCTGGCGTCGGAATCGGTGGCGCTGGAAGGCATCGGCTTCGAGTTCGTGCGCGACGTCGCGCCGGGCGAGGCGATCTTCATCGATTTCGAAGGCAACTTCCACGCGCAGCAATGCGCGCCGAACGCAAGCCTGAACCCGTGCATTTTCGAACTCGTGTATCTTGCGCGTCCGGATTCGGTGCTCGACGGCGTGCCCGTCTACAACGCGCGTCTGCGCATGGGCGACTATCTGGCCGAGAAGATCATGCGCGTGCTGCCCGACGACGTGAAGATCGACGTCGTCATGCCGATTCCCGATTCGTCGCGTCCGGCGGCGATGCAGGTCGCGGCGAAGCTCGGCGTCGAATATCGCGAAGGCTTCTTCAAGAACCGTTATGTGGGCCGCACCTTCATCATGCCGGGCCAGGCGGTGCGCAAGAAGTCGGTGCGTCAGAAGCTGAACGCGATGGGCATCGAGTTCAAGGGCAAGACGGTGCTGATCGTCGACGATTCCATCGTGCGCGGCACGACGTCGCACGAAATCGTGCAGATGGCACGCGATGCCGGCGCGAGCAAGGTGATTTTCGCGTCGGCGGCGCCGCCCGTGAAATTCCCGAACGTCTACGGCATCGACATGCCGACGCGCAGCGAACTCGTCGCGCACGGCCGTTCGGATGAAGAAGTGGCGCGCCTGATCGGCGCCGATTTCCTCGTCTATCAGGACGTCGACTCGCTGAAGAACGCGATCCGCGACATCAACCCGGCGCTGAAGGAATTCGAAGCGTCGTGCTTCGACGGCAACTACATCACGGGCGACGTGACGACGGAATACCTCGACCGCATCGAATCCGCGCGTCTTGCACCGTCCGCGCAATCGGACCGCGACGCGGCGAGCGACGCGATCGAAGGCGGCGCTGCGCGTTCGCAATTGCATCTGCAACTGTCGGTCGAGTAA
- a CDS encoding CvpA family protein has protein sequence MFTAFDYAVMAVIALSAMRGTWRGFLSEVFGLIGWIVAFLVAARFVGLLVPYVPANWPGGALTQWLIAFAAIVIGVMLLASVANALLSRLVQVSGLGGIDRSLGLVFGLVRGVILVLVLVALGGLTELPKQEFWRNALLRPYAEQGVRELKPLLPETLAAYVHV, from the coding sequence ATGTTCACCGCGTTCGACTACGCTGTAATGGCGGTGATCGCCCTGTCAGCCATGCGCGGAACGTGGCGCGGCTTTTTGTCCGAGGTATTCGGGCTGATCGGCTGGATCGTCGCGTTTCTGGTGGCGGCGCGCTTCGTGGGGCTGCTGGTGCCCTACGTGCCGGCGAACTGGCCAGGCGGCGCGCTGACGCAGTGGCTGATCGCGTTCGCGGCGATCGTCATCGGCGTGATGCTGCTGGCCAGCGTGGCGAATGCGCTGCTGAGCCGGCTGGTGCAGGTGTCCGGTCTGGGCGGTATTGACCGCTCGCTCGGACTGGTGTTCGGCCTCGTACGCGGGGTCATATTAGTGCTGGTTCTGGTCGCCCTCGGTGGCTTGACCGAACTGCCCAAACAGGAATTCTGGCGCAACGCGCTGCTGCGGCCCTACGCCGAGCAGGGCGTGCGAGAGTTGAAGCCTCTGCTTCCCGAAACGCTCGCCGCCTACGTCCACGTGTAA
- the accD gene encoding acetyl-CoA carboxylase, carboxyltransferase subunit beta, producing MSWLDKLLPPKIKQTDPKSRKGIPEGLWIKCPSCEAVLYRNDVEANLHVCPKCDHHMRIGARERLDGLLDPEGRYEIGQEILPVDALKFKDSRKYPDRLKEAMDETDETDAMVVMGGAIHTLPVVVACFEFAFMGGSMGSVVGERFARGAQNAIEQHVPFICFTASGGARMQESLLSLMQMAKTTAMLTKLAEAKLPFISVLTDPTMGGVSASFAFLGDVVIAEPKALIGFAGPRVIEQTVREKLPEGFQRAEFLLQKGAIDMIVDRRKLREEIAQLMALLTRQPADAVA from the coding sequence ATGAGCTGGCTCGACAAACTGTTGCCGCCGAAAATCAAGCAAACCGACCCGAAGAGCCGCAAGGGCATTCCGGAAGGGCTGTGGATCAAATGCCCGTCGTGCGAAGCGGTGCTGTACCGCAACGACGTCGAGGCGAATCTGCACGTCTGCCCGAAGTGCGACCACCATATGCGGATCGGCGCGCGCGAACGGCTCGACGGCTTGCTCGATCCGGAAGGCCGCTATGAGATCGGCCAGGAAATCCTGCCGGTCGACGCGCTCAAGTTCAAGGACAGCCGCAAGTATCCCGACCGCCTGAAAGAGGCGATGGACGAAACCGACGAAACCGACGCAATGGTCGTGATGGGCGGCGCGATCCACACGCTGCCCGTGGTGGTCGCGTGCTTCGAATTCGCGTTCATGGGCGGCTCGATGGGTTCCGTGGTTGGCGAGCGCTTCGCGCGCGGCGCGCAGAACGCGATCGAACAGCACGTGCCGTTCATCTGCTTCACCGCTTCGGGCGGCGCGCGGATGCAGGAAAGCCTGCTGTCGCTGATGCAGATGGCGAAAACTACGGCCATGCTGACCAAGCTCGCCGAAGCCAAGCTGCCATTCATCTCCGTGCTGACCGATCCGACGATGGGCGGCGTGTCGGCGAGCTTCGCGTTCCTCGGCGACGTCGTCATCGCCGAACCGAAGGCGCTGATCGGCTTTGCCGGCCCGCGCGTGATCGAGCAGACCGTGCGTGAAAAGCTGCCGGAAGGCTTCCAGCGCGCCGAATTCCTGCTGCAAAAGGGCGCGATCGACATGATCGTCGACCGTCGCAAGCTGCGCGAAGAAATCGCGCAACTGATGGCGCTGCTCACGCGCCAGCCGGCTGACGCAGTCGCCTGA
- a CDS encoding phosphoribosylanthranilate isomerase yields MTSADTQAASVSPSADTVPHRTRIKLCGLGNAADVAHAVALGADAIGLVFYPPSPRALSIAQAVEMTRVVPPFVSVVGLFVNPTPEWFSEVTCNVPLTMLQFHGDETPEQCEKLAGVAGLPWLRALRIAADTQPADLVKSALNYSAASGLLFDTHVEGYGGGGKVFDWSLIPQELARRAVLSGGLNTQNVRDAIHRVRPYAVDVSSGIEVPGAKGVKDHARMAAFVRAVREADAR; encoded by the coding sequence ATGACTTCCGCCGACACTCAAGCCGCAAGCGTTTCGCCCTCCGCCGACACCGTGCCGCACCGTACGCGCATCAAGCTGTGCGGCCTCGGCAACGCCGCCGATGTCGCCCATGCGGTCGCCTTGGGCGCCGATGCGATCGGCCTCGTCTTCTATCCGCCCAGCCCGCGCGCGTTGAGCATTGCGCAGGCGGTCGAGATGACGCGGGTCGTGCCGCCGTTCGTATCGGTTGTCGGGCTGTTCGTGAATCCGACGCCGGAGTGGTTCAGCGAAGTCACCTGCAACGTGCCGCTGACGATGCTGCAGTTCCACGGCGACGAAACGCCTGAGCAGTGCGAAAAGCTGGCGGGGGTTGCGGGTTTGCCTTGGTTGCGCGCGTTGCGAATTGCAGCCGATACTCAACCGGCCGATTTGGTAAAATCGGCGCTTAACTATTCAGCCGCCAGCGGTCTGCTGTTCGACACCCATGTCGAAGGCTATGGCGGCGGCGGGAAGGTCTTCGATTGGTCACTTATTCCACAAGAACTCGCGCGTCGGGCCGTTTTGAGTGGTGGGTTGAACACGCAAAACGTTCGTGATGCGATTCATCGCGTGCGCCCGTACGCAGTCGATGTCTCGAGCGGCATCGAGGTGCCGGGCGCAAAGGGCGTGAAGGATCACGCCCGGATGGCGGCGTTCGTGCGCGCAGTGCGCGAAGCGGACGCCCGGTGA
- a CDS encoding SPOR domain-containing protein, translated as MGIFSFGKKDDAPTRRGANSSSSRGSRAERTERAERVERRSRRTDRSGDADAMLLDPTLPEKQRARRRLVGAIALVIAAVVILPMVLDSHPKPVTDDISIDIPSRPAPKPRASVDNDTQAAVAPDNPAAPDAALAASGLAPAASGTAATGAVASQHDNSKNAPIAMTPAKPQTPAVVANNAPAAKPAAKPQADAKPVAKPEQKPAATETAQAAASGTETGTPAAPPGSRFAVQLGAFQDDASAHAWVTKLKAAGVPVYTERRKQADGSSRTLLRAGPFADRAAASAAIAKVREAGLTSGANNGAAQ; from the coding sequence ATGGGTATTTTCTCGTTCGGCAAGAAAGACGACGCACCGACTCGGCGCGGCGCAAATTCCAGTTCCAGTCGCGGTAGTCGTGCCGAGCGCACTGAACGCGCGGAACGCGTCGAACGGCGCAGCCGCCGCACGGACCGTTCCGGCGACGCCGACGCGATGCTGCTCGATCCCACGCTTCCCGAGAAGCAACGTGCGCGACGCCGCCTGGTCGGCGCCATCGCGCTGGTGATCGCCGCTGTCGTCATTCTGCCGATGGTGCTGGATTCGCACCCGAAGCCCGTCACCGACGACATTTCCATCGATATTCCCAGCCGCCCCGCGCCCAAGCCGCGCGCGTCGGTCGACAACGACACGCAAGCTGCCGTCGCGCCGGACAATCCCGCCGCGCCGGATGCCGCGCTCGCGGCCTCGGGTCTGGCGCCCGCGGCGTCGGGCACGGCCGCTACGGGCGCCGTGGCGTCGCAGCACGACAACAGCAAGAACGCGCCGATCGCGATGACGCCTGCCAAGCCGCAGACGCCCGCTGTCGTCGCGAACAACGCGCCGGCTGCCAAGCCAGCAGCGAAACCGCAGGCTGACGCCAAGCCCGTGGCAAAACCGGAACAGAAACCCGCAGCCACGGAAACGGCGCAAGCAGCCGCTTCAGGCACGGAAACAGGTACGCCCGCGGCGCCTCCGGGGAGCCGCTTCGCGGTTCAGCTGGGCGCGTTTCAGGACGACGCCAGCGCACACGCATGGGTGACCAAGTTGAAAGCGGCGGGTGTGCCCGTATATACGGAGCGTCGCAAGCAGGCTGACGGCTCCAGTCGAACCCTGTTGCGCGCCGGTCCGTTCGCGGACCGTGCGGCGGCGTCGGCGGCGATCGCGAAGGTGCGCGAGGCTGGTCTGACGTCGGGCGCGAACAACGGCGCTGCGCAGTAA
- the truA gene encoding tRNA pseudouridine(38-40) synthase TruA — translation MTRIALGIQYDGAAFCGWQSQPHGKTVQDALERALREFAQTPLQTVVAGRTDTGVHGLGQVVHFDTELDRTDFSWVRGTNAFLPSTVAVQWAKPMPDDFHARFSAFERTYYYALYVHPVRSPMLTGRAGWIHTPLDVDAMREAAACLIGENDFSAFRSSECQAKTPVKHLYQIDIRPQGDFIHFRFRANAFLHHMVRNLMGCLVAVGRGRYPAAWLAEVLQGRDRKRAAPTFMPDGLYLAQVGYPEAFAVPAPQAGSVPWSTVWTDS, via the coding sequence ATGACGCGGATCGCGCTTGGCATCCAGTACGACGGCGCGGCATTTTGCGGCTGGCAGTCGCAGCCGCACGGCAAGACCGTGCAGGACGCACTTGAACGGGCGCTGCGCGAATTCGCGCAGACGCCGTTGCAGACGGTCGTGGCGGGCCGCACGGACACGGGAGTCCACGGTCTCGGGCAGGTCGTGCATTTCGACACGGAACTCGACCGCACGGACTTTTCGTGGGTGCGCGGCACGAATGCCTTTTTGCCGTCGACGGTCGCCGTGCAATGGGCCAAGCCGATGCCGGACGACTTCCACGCGCGCTTTTCCGCCTTCGAGCGCACGTATTACTACGCGCTGTACGTGCATCCCGTGCGCTCGCCGATGCTCACGGGCCGGGCCGGCTGGATCCACACGCCGCTGGACGTCGACGCAATGCGCGAAGCGGCCGCCTGCCTGATCGGCGAAAACGATTTCTCGGCGTTCCGGTCGTCGGAATGCCAGGCAAAGACGCCCGTCAAACATCTGTATCAGATCGATATCCGCCCGCAGGGCGATTTCATCCACTTCCGCTTTCGTGCGAATGCGTTCCTGCATCATATGGTGCGCAATCTGATGGGCTGTCTCGTGGCCGTGGGCCGCGGACGCTATCCGGCAGCGTGGCTCGCGGAGGTGCTGCAAGGCCGCGACCGGAAACGCGCGGCGCCCACCTTCATGCCCGACGGGCTGTATCTAGCGCAAGTGGGCTATCCTGAGGCGTTCGCCGTGCCTGCGCCGCAGGCGGGCAGCGTTCCGTGGAGCACTGTTTGGACCGACTCATGA